From Amycolatopsis sp. cg9, one genomic window encodes:
- a CDS encoding TetR/AcrR family transcriptional regulator yields the protein MSAVPGRSDRLSPNQLAKQEQIVEAARVVLARDGLAGCTVRAIADAGPLTKSAIHYYFADIDVLIDRAMAAHITAFAAGLREVAAKHDEPRRRLFAVLEEYLRVFAANPNAAFLWFEYWIAAGRAQHPQAIDVMLTSLNELLAELLAPLDVDDPRARARALLSYLLGTVVQQRVRPRPFATLRADIEALCFANYGQ from the coding sequence GTGAGCGCAGTCCCCGGTCGCAGCGACCGGCTCTCTCCCAACCAGCTGGCCAAGCAGGAACAGATCGTCGAAGCCGCACGCGTGGTGCTCGCCCGCGACGGGCTCGCCGGGTGCACCGTCCGGGCCATCGCCGACGCCGGACCGCTCACCAAGAGCGCGATCCACTACTACTTCGCCGACATCGACGTCCTCATCGACCGCGCGATGGCCGCGCACATCACCGCCTTCGCGGCGGGGCTGCGCGAGGTGGCCGCGAAGCACGACGAACCCCGCCGGCGGCTCTTCGCCGTCCTCGAGGAGTACCTGCGCGTCTTCGCCGCCAACCCGAACGCGGCGTTCCTCTGGTTCGAGTACTGGATCGCCGCCGGGCGGGCGCAGCACCCGCAGGCCATCGACGTCATGCTCACGTCGCTCAACGAGCTGCTCGCCGAGCTCCTCGCCCCGCTCGACGTCGACGACCCCCGGGCGCGCGCCCGGGCGCTGCTGTCGTACCTGCTGGGCACGGTCGTCCAGCAGCGGGTGCGCCCGCGTCCGTTCGCCACGCTGCGTGCCGACATCGAGGCGCTCTGCTTCGCGAACTACGGCCAGTAA
- a CDS encoding M14 family metallopeptidase — MAAAAAVLLVLTAGGQAGAAQPDGPQVYEVTGTGTAQQRTEVARTGADILDVEGATTTIIANPGEVAQLRALGFGVKALGKVNRPQGTETVEDFPAGYTGYHTYAETQTELQKAVANYPTLAKLGSVGNSYEGRALSVLKISDNAGTDENEPEVLFTCNQHAREHLTTEMCLRVVQRLTSGYATDPAIKRLVDSAEIWVVPSVNPDGSEYDISGGTFHSWRKNRQGPGTDTNRNWGYKWGCCGGSSGSTSSETYRGTAAFSAPETRAVSNWVNSRVVGGVQQIKTHIDFHTYSELVLWPFGYTYADTAPGLTAAEAQKFQSLGRQMAATNGYTPQQSSDLYITDGSVNDWMWAQHKIWSFTFEMYPKGSSPGFYPRDTQIVPQTTRNDQAVDIIINAAITG; from the coding sequence ATGGCAGCGGCCGCGGCCGTCCTCTTGGTGCTCACCGCCGGCGGCCAGGCCGGCGCCGCCCAGCCCGACGGTCCGCAGGTCTACGAAGTGACCGGCACCGGCACCGCCCAGCAGCGCACCGAGGTCGCGCGGACCGGCGCGGACATCCTCGACGTCGAGGGCGCGACGACGACGATCATCGCCAACCCCGGCGAGGTGGCTCAGCTGCGCGCGCTCGGCTTCGGCGTCAAGGCGCTCGGGAAGGTGAACCGGCCCCAGGGCACCGAGACCGTCGAAGACTTCCCGGCCGGCTACACCGGCTACCACACGTACGCCGAGACGCAGACCGAGCTGCAGAAGGCCGTCGCGAACTACCCCACGCTCGCGAAGCTCGGCAGCGTCGGCAACTCCTACGAAGGCCGCGCGCTGTCGGTGCTCAAGATCAGCGACAACGCCGGCACCGACGAGAACGAGCCCGAAGTCCTCTTCACCTGCAACCAGCATGCGCGCGAGCACCTCACCACCGAGATGTGCCTCCGCGTCGTGCAGCGCCTGACCAGCGGGTACGCCACCGACCCCGCGATCAAGCGGCTCGTCGACAGCGCCGAGATCTGGGTCGTCCCCAGCGTCAACCCGGACGGCTCCGAGTACGACATCTCCGGCGGCACGTTCCACAGCTGGCGCAAGAACCGCCAGGGCCCCGGCACCGACACCAACCGCAACTGGGGCTACAAGTGGGGCTGCTGCGGCGGCTCGTCGGGCTCGACGTCGAGCGAGACCTACCGCGGCACGGCGGCGTTCTCCGCGCCCGAGACCCGCGCCGTCTCGAACTGGGTGAACTCGCGGGTGGTCGGCGGCGTCCAGCAGATCAAGACGCACATCGACTTCCACACCTACTCCGAGCTGGTGCTCTGGCCGTTCGGCTACACCTACGCCGACACCGCGCCGGGCCTGACCGCGGCCGAGGCGCAGAAGTTCCAGTCGCTCGGCAGGCAGATGGCCGCGACCAACGGCTACACGCCGCAGCAGTCCAGCGACCTCTACATCACCGACGGCAGCGTCAACGACTGGATGTGGGCGCAGCACAAGATCTGGAGCTTCACCTTCGAGATGTACCCGAAGGGCAGCAGCCCGGGCTTCTACCCGCGCGACACCCAGATCGTGCCGCAGACGACCCGCAACGACCAGGCCGTGGACATCATCATCAACGCCGCGATCACCGGCTGA
- a CDS encoding ImmA/IrrE family metallo-endopeptidase, whose product MTLRKGFKTEAEQLALEVRDELGLGPFRRLPLDLLAAHLEIPVITLSQLRLMAGEVEGLAEAVDLLLGAEANALSAVTVFADARRMIVHNDAHAPGRQASNLAHELAHGLLLHPPSPVIDSRGCRHWNGTIEDEANHLAGALLIPGKAARGMVRRGRSIDQIADEFGCSVEMARWRVNMSGAGRLASVR is encoded by the coding sequence GTGACGCTTCGGAAGGGCTTCAAAACCGAAGCGGAACAGCTCGCTCTTGAGGTGCGCGATGAACTCGGCTTAGGGCCGTTCCGTCGGCTTCCGTTGGACCTTCTTGCTGCTCACTTAGAGATACCTGTCATTACGTTGAGTCAACTTCGTCTGATGGCGGGGGAAGTCGAAGGGCTTGCCGAGGCCGTAGATCTTCTGCTGGGTGCGGAGGCCAATGCCCTCTCCGCAGTTACCGTCTTCGCGGATGCACGCCGCATGATCGTGCACAACGACGCCCACGCGCCGGGTCGTCAGGCGAGCAATCTTGCTCACGAGCTTGCTCACGGGTTGTTGCTGCATCCGCCGTCGCCTGTGATCGATAGCCGAGGGTGTCGACACTGGAACGGCACGATCGAAGATGAAGCTAATCACCTCGCGGGCGCTCTGTTGATTCCTGGAAAAGCCGCCCGGGGGATGGTGCGCCGCGGGCGGTCGATTGACCAGATCGCCGATGAGTTCGGCTGTAGTGTCGAAATGGCTCGCTGGCGAGTCAACATGTCTGGTGCCGGTCGGCTTGCGAGCGTTCGGTAA
- a CDS encoding NAD(P)-dependent oxidoreductase — translation MIPRQRPHLLGSCAGQQRHHDVGAHRRRLRRGEYGFGLRERERLRRPAGPLAGAIGGEVARRLEVFGVDSTLVASRGRDGVLGADVLPEVVSGHAIVVITAPLTEKTRGLVGPRFLKLMDDNALLVNAGRGQIVDTDALLAELVSGRLRAALDVTDPEPLPNDHPLWRQEGAVISPHSARTVPGTNRLCYEVAAEQVAAFLRGERPTNAVEHG, via the coding sequence GTGATCCCACGTCAGCGGCCGCATCTCCTCGGTTCGTGCGCCGGTCAGCAGCGACACCACGATGTAGGCGCGCATCGGCGACGACTCCGCCGCGGTGAGTACGGCTTCGGCCTGCGCGAGCGTGAGCGCCTTCGACGGCCGGCCGGTCCCCTTGCCGGCGCAATCGGCGGCGAGGTCGCCCGACGGCTCGAAGTGTTTGGGGTGGATTCCACGCTCGTCGCGTCGAGAGGCCGAGATGGTGTCCTCGGTGCAGACGTGTTGCCTGAAGTTGTGTCGGGCCACGCCATCGTGGTGATCACGGCTCCGTTGACCGAGAAGACGCGAGGGCTGGTCGGTCCACGGTTCTTGAAGTTGATGGACGACAACGCGCTCCTGGTCAACGCTGGCCGCGGTCAGATCGTCGACACGGACGCGTTGCTCGCCGAGCTGGTTTCGGGACGCTTGCGGGCGGCGCTCGACGTGACCGATCCGGAGCCCCTTCCGAACGATCACCCACTATGGAGGCAGGAGGGAGCAGTGATTAGTCCTCACTCCGCTCGCACTGTTCCTGGAACCAACCGGCTGTGCTACGAGGTCGCAGCCGAGCAGGTAGCCGCATTCTTGCGGGGCGAGCGACCAACCAACGCTGTCGAACACGGCTGA
- a CDS encoding toll/interleukin-1 receptor domain-containing protein, translating to MSELNEEWTSGFWSYVRDDDVSTKGKLSEIREDLIGMYALETGDQLKIFQDTESIGWGESWENALGYGISRTVFFIPLVTPNYFKSEACRKELLAFYQLCQARGIDGLILPIIISGKDKIRIDHEDEVVRIIAKSNYESFEDIWPSGRGGEAWISGVRRLARKLIEAERRVEEQLPAILENELQASGYDASGSRVAQLEGAEESPGLIEIAEEFEPLMPLVEESVQRAVTDFTTLAGLLAQFGDQAKRAGNNPNLYKSTIINMAKSIEGPTAEFVESASEAQRFVLQADQIFKRYRSIVNSEQDERIMAQFRAQLDSGTRDLREVATIADQLDDVSQLIASVENISTVLRRSLRPANRGIRMLSDAARTVASWAPEDPQSR from the coding sequence ATGTCTGAGCTAAATGAAGAATGGACCTCTGGTTTCTGGAGTTATGTCCGAGACGATGACGTCTCGACCAAAGGCAAGCTGAGTGAGATCCGAGAGGATCTGATTGGCATGTATGCACTTGAGACAGGTGATCAGCTCAAGATTTTCCAAGACACTGAGAGCATTGGCTGGGGTGAGAGCTGGGAGAACGCTCTCGGGTATGGCATCAGTAGAACCGTATTCTTCATTCCTCTTGTAACCCCCAATTACTTCAAGAGTGAAGCATGCAGAAAAGAGCTGTTGGCTTTCTATCAGCTTTGCCAGGCTCGTGGAATTGATGGCTTAATTCTGCCTATTATCATTTCCGGGAAAGACAAAATTCGCATCGACCATGAAGATGAGGTGGTGCGGATTATTGCGAAATCAAACTACGAGTCGTTTGAGGACATCTGGCCTAGCGGGCGAGGTGGTGAGGCCTGGATTTCCGGGGTGCGCAGGCTTGCTCGAAAGTTGATTGAAGCTGAACGGAGAGTAGAGGAGCAGCTACCGGCGATCTTGGAAAATGAACTTCAGGCGAGCGGGTATGACGCTTCGGGCTCCCGTGTTGCTCAACTTGAAGGCGCGGAAGAGTCTCCCGGACTCATTGAAATTGCAGAAGAGTTCGAGCCGCTGATGCCTTTGGTTGAGGAATCGGTGCAGCGAGCTGTTACTGACTTCACTACCCTCGCGGGTCTGTTGGCGCAGTTTGGAGATCAGGCGAAGAGGGCGGGTAATAATCCAAACCTGTACAAATCGACAATTATTAATATGGCAAAGTCTATTGAGGGTCCCACGGCGGAGTTTGTGGAATCAGCCAGCGAAGCGCAACGCTTCGTGCTTCAAGCTGACCAAATTTTCAAGCGTTATCGTTCAATCGTGAACTCTGAGCAAGATGAACGAATCATGGCGCAGTTCCGCGCGCAGCTGGATAGTGGAACGAGGGACCTGCGGGAAGTTGCGACAATTGCTGATCAGCTGGACGATGTTTCGCAGTTGATTGCGAGTGTCGAGAACATTAGCACGGTTCTTCGACGTTCCTTGCGGCCTGCTAATCGAGGAATCAGGATGTTGAGTGATGCGGCCCGCACGGTGGCAAGCTGGGCACCAGAGGACCCGCAAAGCCGATAA
- a CDS encoding site-specific integrase → MRAYIVVSLLTGARTEEMRPLTWDHVDLVGKPDASPAIPPNVKVWRSVRAKGETKTRKSRRTLALPERAVRALEDHRVAQQAVKAVAGDGWREQGLVFATNVGTERDVNNVRRDFRRVIKAAGLKPTQWTPRELRHSFVSILSDGGMPIEEISRLVGHSSTAVTELVYRKQIRPVVESGGGRDGPAFPRDGRTCGSSHRPGVLVTHSTSQAPLSCRWGLAVSLPSSATAQTLTIGQL, encoded by the coding sequence ATGCGCGCCTACATCGTGGTGTCGCTGCTGACCGGCGCACGAACCGAGGAGATGCGGCCGCTGACGTGGGATCACGTGGACCTGGTCGGCAAGCCGGACGCATCGCCGGCGATCCCGCCGAACGTCAAGGTGTGGCGTTCGGTCCGCGCCAAGGGCGAGACGAAGACGCGGAAGTCCCGGCGCACGCTGGCGCTGCCTGAGCGGGCCGTGAGGGCGCTGGAGGACCACCGGGTGGCCCAGCAGGCGGTGAAGGCCGTCGCGGGCGACGGCTGGCGCGAACAGGGCTTGGTCTTCGCGACCAACGTCGGCACCGAGCGGGACGTCAACAACGTCCGGCGGGACTTCCGCCGGGTGATCAAGGCGGCTGGGCTCAAGCCGACGCAGTGGACGCCCCGGGAGTTGCGGCACAGCTTCGTCTCGATCCTCTCGGACGGTGGGATGCCGATCGAGGAGATCTCGCGGTTGGTCGGGCACAGCAGCACGGCCGTGACGGAGCTGGTCTACCGGAAGCAGATCCGGCCGGTGGTCGAGTCGGGGGGCGGTCGCGATGGACCGGCTTTTCCCCGCGACGGTAGAACCTGCGGAAGTTCCCACCGGCCCGGCGTCTTAGTCACCCACTCAACGAGCCAGGCCCCACTGAGCTGCCGGTGGGGCCTGGCAGTCAGCCTGCCAAGCTCGGCTACTGCTCAAACTCTCACCATCGGTCAACTCTAG
- a CDS encoding GreA/GreB family elongation factor codes for MVISGDKGLSPAARSQLEKEIANLRAQRQALAPQPGEQERTGDAADQADVIDRAEAAARLDRQIADLAAKMEHGGYGNAQLPDGTTVTLRFSDGDEETFQVVTVPGEDADAITSDSPLGLALVGAKAGDEITYRTPRGDAKATVVKLAPPK; via the coding sequence ATGGTGATCTCAGGGGACAAGGGGCTCAGCCCGGCTGCGCGCAGCCAGCTGGAGAAGGAAATCGCGAACTTGCGCGCCCAACGACAGGCCCTCGCGCCGCAACCCGGCGAGCAGGAGCGCACCGGCGACGCGGCGGACCAGGCGGACGTGATCGACCGCGCCGAAGCGGCCGCCCGCCTCGACCGCCAGATCGCCGACCTGGCCGCGAAGATGGAACACGGCGGCTACGGCAACGCCCAGCTCCCGGACGGCACAACGGTAACCCTCCGCTTCTCGGACGGCGACGAGGAGACCTTCCAGGTCGTCACCGTCCCCGGCGAGGACGCCGACGCGATCACCTCGGACAGCCCCCTGGGCCTGGCCCTGGTCGGCGCCAAAGCGGGCGACGAGATCACCTACCGGACTCCCCGCGGCGACGCCAAGGCAACGGTGGTGAAGCTGGCCCCGCCGAAGTAG
- a CDS encoding gamma carbonic anhydrase family protein, translating to MPLFSFEGLSPQVHPDAWIAPTATLIGDVVVEKDASIWFGAVIRADFGRIVIREGANIQDNSVIHVNDGVCEVGKNVTVGHQCLVHDCTIGEQALIGNGSTVLDKAKIGARALVAAGATVTPATEVPDEVIAMGSPAKKFVPLTDSARMWVEHNAAIYQELARRHRAGTKPID from the coding sequence ATGCCTCTGTTCTCGTTCGAAGGGCTCAGCCCGCAGGTCCACCCGGACGCCTGGATCGCCCCCACCGCCACCCTGATCGGCGACGTCGTCGTCGAGAAGGACGCCTCGATCTGGTTCGGCGCGGTGATCCGGGCCGACTTCGGCCGGATCGTCATCCGCGAGGGTGCCAACATCCAGGACAACTCGGTGATCCACGTCAACGACGGCGTCTGCGAGGTCGGCAAGAACGTCACCGTGGGCCACCAGTGCCTGGTGCACGACTGCACGATCGGGGAGCAGGCGCTGATCGGCAACGGCTCGACGGTGCTCGACAAGGCGAAGATCGGCGCGCGGGCGCTGGTCGCGGCCGGGGCCACCGTCACGCCGGCGACGGAGGTGCCGGACGAGGTCATCGCGATGGGCAGCCCGGCGAAGAAGTTCGTGCCGCTGACCGACTCCGCGCGCATGTGGGTCGAGCACAACGCAGCGATCTACCAGGAGCTGGCCCGCCGGCACCGGGCCGGCACCAAGCCGATCGATTGA
- a CDS encoding IS5 family transposase has translation MRSPVGGSSTKKNLNTGDLVDTLAVAGRFDLTDEQWAALEPLLPAPSRPGRPSLWSKRQLVDGIRWRVRTGAPWRDMPVGYGSWAAAYGLFRRWQRAGVWQQILTALQALAEAAGRITWDVSVDSTIARAHQHAAGARKRAICKLSRPAGPPSSRKITRWAGRGAGGPRSCIWGVSRGRSRCRSC, from the coding sequence GTGAGGTCTCCGGTAGGTGGTTCGTCGACCAAGAAGAACCTGAACACCGGAGACCTCGTGGACACCTTAGCGGTGGCGGGGCGGTTTGACCTGACCGACGAGCAGTGGGCGGCACTGGAGCCATTGCTGCCTGCGCCGTCGCGGCCGGGTCGGCCGTCGTTGTGGAGTAAGCGGCAGTTGGTCGATGGGATCCGGTGGCGGGTGCGCACCGGTGCGCCGTGGCGGGACATGCCGGTCGGGTATGGATCCTGGGCAGCGGCTTATGGACTGTTCCGCCGCTGGCAACGCGCGGGTGTCTGGCAGCAGATCCTGACCGCGTTGCAGGCCCTGGCCGAGGCGGCCGGGCGGATCACCTGGGATGTCAGCGTGGACTCCACGATCGCGCGGGCGCATCAGCATGCCGCGGGTGCGCGGAAAAGGGCGATCTGCAAGCTGAGCCGCCCGGCGGGACCACCGTCGAGCCGGAAGATCACGCGTTGGGCCGGTCGCGGGGCGGGTGGACCACGAAGCTGCATCTGGGGTGTGAGCAGGGGCAGAAGCCGTTGTCGATCGTGCTGA
- a CDS encoding DNA polymerase III subunit delta', which yields MTTTERIGVWNQVVGQEAAVETLTSAASAAAKIVAGEPAPPGAMTHAWLLTGPPGSGRSVAARTFAAALQCSTGTGCDACPGCHTTMAGTHADVRLVVPEGLSISVAEMRALVQAAARRPTTGNWQVVVIEDADRLTEGASNALLKAVEEPPDRTVFLLCAPSDHPEDVSVTIRSRCRLVTLRTPVPEAIADVLVRRDHVDPERAHWAASVCGGHVGRARRLATDEAARQRRATVLRIPLGLRRPGDVFTCADQLISAAEADAGEASKGRDEDERNELRTAMGGDGVGKGVAGAKRAAEAAVKQLEKKQKSRATRTQRDTLDLALVDLAGFYRDVLVTATRSGATLTHPDHADQIREAASAWTPESTLRRLEAVLECREAIDLNVKPRIAVEAMVTTLRQG from the coding sequence GTGACGACGACCGAACGCATCGGCGTCTGGAACCAGGTGGTCGGCCAGGAAGCCGCGGTCGAAACGCTGACCTCGGCCGCGTCGGCCGCCGCCAAGATCGTCGCCGGCGAGCCCGCCCCGCCCGGCGCGATGACGCACGCGTGGCTGCTCACCGGCCCGCCCGGATCCGGTCGCTCGGTGGCCGCGCGGACGTTCGCCGCGGCCCTGCAGTGCAGCACCGGCACCGGCTGCGACGCCTGTCCCGGCTGCCACACGACGATGGCGGGCACGCACGCCGACGTCCGGCTCGTGGTGCCCGAAGGGCTGTCGATCTCGGTCGCCGAGATGCGGGCGCTGGTGCAGGCCGCCGCGCGCCGCCCGACCACCGGCAACTGGCAGGTCGTCGTCATCGAGGACGCCGACCGGCTCACCGAAGGCGCGTCGAACGCCTTGCTGAAGGCCGTCGAAGAGCCGCCGGACCGCACGGTCTTCCTGCTCTGCGCGCCGTCCGACCACCCCGAGGACGTCTCGGTGACGATCCGCTCGCGCTGCCGCCTGGTGACGCTGCGGACGCCGGTGCCGGAGGCGATCGCCGACGTCCTGGTGCGCCGCGACCACGTCGACCCGGAGCGGGCGCACTGGGCCGCTTCGGTGTGCGGCGGCCACGTCGGCCGCGCGCGCCGGCTCGCCACCGACGAGGCCGCGCGGCAGCGGCGGGCCACCGTGCTGCGGATCCCGCTGGGCCTGCGCCGGCCCGGGGACGTCTTCACCTGCGCCGACCAGCTGATCAGCGCGGCCGAGGCGGACGCGGGTGAGGCGAGCAAGGGCCGCGACGAAGACGAACGCAACGAGCTGCGCACCGCGATGGGCGGCGACGGCGTCGGCAAGGGCGTCGCCGGGGCCAAGCGGGCCGCCGAAGCCGCGGTCAAGCAGCTCGAGAAGAAGCAGAAGTCCCGCGCCACCCGGACCCAGCGCGACACGCTCGACCTGGCGCTGGTCGACCTCGCCGGCTTCTACCGCGACGTCCTGGTGACGGCGACCCGCTCCGGCGCGACGCTCACCCACCCGGACCACGCCGACCAGATCCGCGAAGCGGCTTCGGCGTGGACACCGGAATCGACGCTCCGCCGGCTCGAAGCGGTGCTGGAGTGCCGCGAGGCGATCGACCTGAACGTCAAGCCGCGCATCGCCGTCGAGGCCATGGTCACGACGCTCCGCCAGGGCTGA
- a CDS encoding bifunctional MFS transporter/dTMP kinase, giving the protein MRSVPGAGPGASSGAEASTISRVRRVLAIKPFRRLWGVTYLCSVADWLNILALTGLATKLTDNYFAQNFAFVGVVLTGLAPGLLFAPVGGLLADRFDRRKVMVVADLLRCGFLLSIAIVSAPWWLLAGNFLVGCASSMWIPSKEAAVPNLLRRPDQVETANQLGMVMTYGLAVITAAGANAAITGVNTTFHLFPGDPSLNIAKLVVIITGLLYLASAILIATRIPELSLRNVHALPEQKVKQADEEKFGVGQMIADGFRFIRSTPLVRGLLVGAFGAFAAGGAVIGSAKPYSSSLLAGDSAFNLLVLAVFLGLATGMAFAPKLARRLAHDRLFGISIIAAALSLLVVALSPHLAVALIAVCSVGIWAGTAFLTGVTIIGSRVEDAIRGRINAIYQLMMKLVLFGTTVTVPVLVGLVQRHTVTVWGSPLTIDGTRPVMLGGAAIALVAGLFAYRQMDDKRTEPILSDLRNALRRTPRRVNGFLIAVEGTTAINTAIQAVNLADWMRGGTRPVVVAADPALDDQRLTALVSGASLTGARAQALAAAAVRADIVERHVQPALDAGSVVVMERFVDSPLAHLSAVAGLDSDELEGLADWATGRLRPDLTVLLDAAPNGAPRDKSTAMNDQWRVQHLLTEMAAADPDRYVVIDADGTDAEVAERIRTALRAVFVGRLAALAPTTEKPVTLPLDIDDTLPVETPEEPRVEAK; this is encoded by the coding sequence GTGCGATCGGTGCCCGGGGCCGGCCCGGGTGCGTCGTCGGGCGCCGAGGCGTCCACGATCAGCCGGGTCCGGCGGGTACTGGCGATCAAACCGTTCCGGCGCCTCTGGGGCGTCACGTACCTGTGCAGCGTGGCCGACTGGCTGAACATCCTCGCCCTCACCGGCCTGGCCACGAAGCTGACGGACAACTACTTCGCCCAGAACTTCGCGTTCGTCGGCGTGGTGCTGACCGGCCTGGCCCCGGGGCTGCTGTTCGCCCCGGTCGGCGGGCTGCTCGCGGACCGGTTCGACCGCCGCAAGGTGATGGTGGTCGCCGACCTGCTGCGGTGCGGCTTCCTGCTGTCCATCGCGATCGTCAGCGCGCCCTGGTGGCTGCTCGCCGGGAACTTCCTCGTCGGCTGCGCGTCGAGCATGTGGATCCCCTCGAAAGAGGCGGCGGTCCCCAACCTGCTCCGCCGGCCCGACCAGGTCGAGACGGCCAACCAGCTCGGCATGGTGATGACCTACGGCCTCGCCGTCATCACCGCGGCCGGCGCCAACGCCGCCATCACCGGCGTCAACACGACGTTCCACCTGTTCCCCGGCGACCCGAGCCTCAACATCGCGAAGCTCGTCGTCATCATCACCGGCCTGCTCTACCTGGCCAGCGCGATCCTCATCGCCACCCGGATCCCCGAGCTTTCGCTGCGCAACGTCCACGCGTTGCCGGAGCAGAAGGTCAAGCAGGCCGACGAAGAGAAGTTCGGCGTCGGTCAGATGATCGCCGACGGCTTCCGGTTCATCCGCAGCACGCCGCTGGTGCGCGGCCTGCTCGTCGGGGCGTTCGGCGCGTTCGCCGCGGGCGGGGCCGTGATCGGCTCGGCCAAGCCGTACTCCTCGAGCCTGCTGGCCGGTGACTCGGCGTTCAACCTGCTGGTGCTGGCCGTCTTCCTCGGCCTCGCCACCGGTATGGCCTTCGCGCCGAAGCTCGCCCGGCGCCTGGCGCACGACCGGCTGTTCGGCATCTCCATCATCGCCGCCGCGCTCTCGCTCCTGGTGGTGGCGCTGTCGCCGCACCTCGCGGTCGCGCTGATCGCCGTCTGCTCGGTCGGCATCTGGGCCGGGACGGCGTTCCTCACCGGCGTCACGATCATCGGCTCGCGCGTCGAGGACGCCATCCGCGGCCGGATCAACGCGATCTACCAGCTGATGATGAAGCTGGTGCTGTTCGGCACCACGGTCACCGTGCCGGTGCTGGTCGGTCTCGTGCAGCGGCACACGGTCACCGTCTGGGGCAGCCCGCTCACCATCGACGGCACCCGGCCGGTCATGCTCGGCGGCGCCGCGATCGCGCTGGTCGCCGGACTCTTCGCCTACCGGCAGATGGACGACAAGCGCACCGAGCCGATCCTGTCCGACCTGCGCAACGCGCTGCGCCGCACCCCGCGGCGCGTCAACGGCTTCCTCATCGCCGTCGAGGGCACGACCGCGATCAACACCGCGATCCAGGCCGTCAACCTGGCCGACTGGATGCGCGGCGGCACCCGCCCGGTCGTGGTCGCCGCCGACCCCGCGCTCGACGACCAGCGGCTCACCGCGCTGGTCTCCGGCGCCTCGCTGACGGGGGCGCGCGCTCAGGCGCTGGCCGCCGCCGCGGTGCGGGCCGACATCGTCGAGCGGCACGTCCAGCCGGCGCTGGACGCCGGTTCGGTGGTCGTGATGGAGCGGTTCGTCGACTCGCCGCTCGCGCACCTGTCCGCCGTCGCCGGCCTGGACAGCGACGAGCTCGAGGGCCTCGCGGACTGGGCGACCGGGCGGCTGCGCCCGGACCTGACCGTGCTGCTGGACGCCGCCCCGAACGGCGCGCCGCGCGACAAGTCGACCGCCATGAACGACCAGTGGCGCGTCCAGCACCTGCTCACCGAGATGGCCGCGGCCGACCCGGACCGGTACGTCGTGATCGACGCCGACGGCACCGACGCCGAGGTCGCCGAGCGCATCCGCACCGCGCTGCGCGCCGTGTTCGTCGGCCGGCTGGCCGCGCTCGCGCCGACGACCGAGAAACCGGTGACGCTGCCGCTGGACATCGACGACACCCTGCCCGTCGAAACCCCGGAAGAGCCTCGCGTGGAGGCGAAGTGA
- a CDS encoding DUF1883 domain-containing protein translates to MHYDLKFLPAGSVIVVSLNHGVNLHLMDDANFRRYRSGQQARTAFSGIPRETPFKLPVPHAGTWHLVATMSGLRGSARIGVQVLKPSNV, encoded by the coding sequence ATGCATTACGACTTGAAGTTCCTTCCGGCCGGCTCGGTGATCGTGGTGAGCCTCAACCACGGCGTCAACCTCCACCTGATGGATGACGCGAACTTCCGCCGATACCGTTCCGGCCAGCAGGCAAGGACGGCTTTCTCGGGCATCCCCCGCGAGACGCCGTTCAAGCTGCCCGTTCCCCACGCGGGGACGTGGCACCTCGTGGCCACGATGTCCGGCCTCCGAGGCTCGGCTCGCATCGGTGTCCAGGTCCTTAAGCCCAGCAACGTCTAG